ATGAGCTATGCGGGAATACTTGGTTTGGGTACTTCAATTCTTTGTTGGAATAGTGTTATTGCCAATTGTGGATTTTATGCTATTGCTATACCTATTGGTGGTTCATATGAATTTTATCATTGTACCGTTTCAAATAATTATGAATATGGCAACAGAACAGAATCATCAATATGGCTAAATAATTATTATACTGTTGGAGCAGATGTTTATATCAGACCGCTTGATAATGCATATTTTGGTAATTGTATTATCTACGGAAATAACCGTAATGAAGTTGGATATTCTACAAAATACGCATCTGTTGGAGCATTAAATTATAAATTTGACCACTGTTTATTAAAAATTGCCGATACAACTGATATTTCGGATACTGATCATTTTGAATCTATAATTAAAAATCTTGACCCAAAATTCATATCAATAGATGATAATAATTTTCAATTGGATACACTTTCTCCAGCAAAGGACTTCGGGAAAATAGAATTTGCCAATTTTTATCCTTTGGATTTTAATCAGGAAAACAGGTTAACAATTGATAATAAACCTGATTTGGGAGCTTATGAAAGGGTTGAGGAATAATAACATGTTAAGAGGCAATAATTATACTATGCACGATGTAAAATTAGACATTTTTTATAAGTTCCAAGACCCAAATCTCAAATTCCAAATTCCAAGAAAAAACGCTTGGATCTTGGTGTTTGGAATTTGGAACTTGGGTCTTTTTAGGAATTTAAAATTCATATCTAATGAAAAATTCTAAAAACATAACAATAATACTATTCCTGTTCTTTATTTTTAATTTAATATCATTTGATTCAGTAAAAGCACAACAAGAACAATATATTTCAAAAGATTATTTCAGGATAATGTTTTATAATGTTGAAAATCTATTTGATATTTATGATGATAGTCTTAAAAATGATGATGAATTTCTGCCAAATGGTGTAAAATACTGGAACTGGGATAAATATAATCAAAAAATAAATAATATTTGTAAAGTAATAATAGCAGTTGGAGGTTGGAAGCCACCTGACATTATTGGTTTATGCGAAATAGAAAACAGGTATGTTCTTGAGGGAATAGTAAAATACACACCATTATCAAAATTAAATTACCAGATAATTCATAAAGAATCACCTGACAGACGAGGAATTGATGTTGGGTTATTATATCTTGAAGACAGGTTTACTCCAATTGATTATCAGGCTATAGCAATAAATTTCCCGAATAATCCTGAAAAAAAAACACGTGATATTTTATATGTAAAAGGTTTTACAAAAAAACAAGATACATTACATATATTTATTAATCACTGGCCATCTCGATGGGGCGGGCAACTTGAATCAGAACCTAATAGAATTATTGTTGCATCTGTATTACGAAATAAAATTGATTCAATCATCAATGATAATCTAAATTCAAATATTATAATAACCGGAGATATGAATGACGAGCCTGAAAATGAAAGTGTTATAAATACTCTTGGAGCAAATATAAATTATGATAATATTTCAAATAAGCAATTATATAATCTTTCATTTTATCTTAAAGATAATAAAGGACTTGGTTCATACAAATATCAAGGGGAATGGGGTATTTTAGACCATATAATTGTTTCAGGGAATTTACTCATGAAAGAACAACCATTATATACAAGTTTGGAGGATGTTCATATTTTTAAGAAAGATTTTCTTTTAGAAAAAGATAACACACATTTTGGGTATAAAACTTTCAGAACTTATATTGGTTTTAAATTCAACGGAGGATATTCTGACCATCTGCCGGTTTATATTGACTTGAAATGGGAATAGCTTTTTATCATGCCTTTCGGCAGACAGGTTGATTATTGTCAATTGTCTATTGTCAATTGATTAATTCTTTTCACTTTTTCACTGATAAGCCCATTTCAACACCTTTTTTAAGCATAAAATCAAAGGCTTCATTATAGTTATTGCAAATAATTCCATCAAGTATTGCTTCTTTTATCGCATTTTTTATAATCCCTACCTTTTTGCATGGTATAATATTAAATGTTTTCATAATAATTTCACCTGATACAGGTGGTTGAAAATTCCTTATACTGTCTTTTTCTTCGACTTCTTTTAATTTTTGATAAACCAACTGAAAATTATCAAGATATTTAACCACTTTATCCCTGTTCTTAGAAGTTATATCTGCTTTACATAACATTATTAAGTCATCAATATCATCTCCTGTATCAAACAGTAATCTTCTTATAGCAGAATCTGTAACTTCTTCCTGTGCCAAAGCAATAGGTCTGAGATGAAGCAATACCAATTTCTGTACATATTTCATTTTTTCATTGCTTGGAAATTTCATTTTTTTAAATAACCAT
This is a stretch of genomic DNA from Bacteroidales bacterium. It encodes these proteins:
- a CDS encoding endonuclease, producing MKNSKNITIILFLFFIFNLISFDSVKAQQEQYISKDYFRIMFYNVENLFDIYDDSLKNDDEFLPNGVKYWNWDKYNQKINNICKVIIAVGGWKPPDIIGLCEIENRYVLEGIVKYTPLSKLNYQIIHKESPDRRGIDVGLLYLEDRFTPIDYQAIAINFPNNPEKKTRDILYVKGFTKKQDTLHIFINHWPSRWGGQLESEPNRIIVASVLRNKIDSIINDNLNSNIIITGDMNDEPENESVINTLGANINYDNISNKQLYNLSFYLKDNKGLGSYKYQGEWGILDHIIVSGNLLMKEQPLYTSLEDVHIFKKDFLLEKDNTHFGYKTFRTYIGFKFNGGYSDHLPVYIDLKWE